A segment of the Streptomyces sp. ITFR-21 genome:
GCAGCCTCGGAGTACGTCGGATCAATTCGGTGGAGGATGTCGACGAGGTGTGGTCCTGGTGCCAGTCATTCGAACTCGGCGATTTCCAGGTCGAAAAACTTCTCGTCGGGCCCGAGCTGAGCGTAGAGTCCTTTTCCGAGTCGGGTCGGCACACGATCATCGCCTTGACCGCCAAGGACACCGAGGGGGGGACCGTGGAACTCGGGCACGTCGTTCCCGCACCTGTGTCCGGCGCCGAATTCGCAGAGATCCGGGAATTGACGGTGCGCCTGCTCGACGCGGTCGGCCTCGACGACGGCCCTTCGCACACCGAGGTGATTCTCACCGCCGAGGGGCCACGGGTTATCGAATCGCACACCCGCCGTGGCGGTGACCGAATCAACGACCTCGTCAAGATGGTGTACGGGGTTGATATGGAAGAGGCCACTTATCGCCTCGCCGGGCAGGGCGTCCCGCTCGACGGTCATCTGCACCCTGCCGACGGCGCGGCGGCCATCCGCTTCCTGACCGCCGTCCCGGGAGCCGTCAGCTCGGTGACCGGCGTGGAGGCGGCGCAGGCCGTCGACGGTGTGGTGGAGGTCGTGGTGAGTGTCGGCGTGGGTTCCGTGGTGCCGGAACTGCGGTGGTCGGACGATCGCTGCGGATATGTCATCGTCCACGCCGAAGACGCCGAGTCGGCCGTCCGGCTCGCGCGCAGGGCCGCAGGACATGTCGCGATCACCACGGAACCGGTCGCGGGCGACCCCGCATCGGGCACGGCGGCTCCGGACACCCTCAGCTCGATACTGCGCCCGTACGACGAGGTGTTCGATCCGTTCCAGGTTGCCACGGGCACGGGCGCGTGTAGCGCGGTCGCGGAGCCGTGTCGTTAGATCCGGCGTCGCGCGCCGGAATCCACCGAAGCAGCCGCTCGTCACCGTGAGGCCGTGGGCGGTCCTGCTGTGAGGATACCGAGAAGAAGAGGCATGCCCGCCGGCAGGTTCGCAAACCGATCCCGGGGCACGCCGGTGCCCTGGACCTGACGCGGCTGTGCCGTTCCCCGAAGTCGCACGTCACGTCCATGGGTTCAACCTCGTACCGAGTTTGGAGTGCGGTATGGCCGCGGTGCCGGACACAGGCGCAAGCATGCTCTCGTACACCCAGGAAAGCCTCTGGCTCTTCCATGAGATGGCCGGCTTCGATGAGCCGGCATACAACGAGTCGGTGGCCTTCGAGATCCGCGGGGAGCTCGATCCGGACGCGTTACTCGGTGCCGTGCGCGCGACGCTCGCACGGCACGAGGCCCTTCGGACAACCTTCGTCGAGACCCCGGAAGGGCCGCGGGCGCAGGTGCATGACACTGCCCCGGACAGTGCGGTCCTCGCCGACCTGCGCACGGTGACCGCCGCCGAGGCCCGTCTCCAGGCGGAGCAGCTGCTCGCCGAGCACCACCGACGGCCCTTCGACCTCGGTGCGGCCCCCCTGCTGCGAACACTGCTGGTGGGACTGCCGGGGGGCGTCTGGATGTTCGGCCTGACAGCTCACCACATCGTCATCGACGACTGGAGCATCGGCCTGATCCTCGACGAGATCTCGGAGAACTACCGGGCCGTCCTCACCACGGGACAGGTGCCCGAACGGCCCGTCCGCGGTGCCGCGTTCCGCGCCTTCGTCGCGCAGAGCCGCGCGGCGACCGCGGCGGGGCGGCAGGCGGACGCGATCGAACGCTGGCGCCGGTCGCTGGAGAACTGCCCGGACCTGCTCGGGATGCCGCTGGACCGGCCGCGGCCCGAGGTGCAGACCTTCCGCGGCGACAGCATGACCATCACCGTGCCCCGCGTGGACATCGAGCCGCTGCTGAAGGAATGCGCCCGCGAATGCCGCAGTACCGCCTTCCCGGTGTTCCTGGCCGCCTACGCGGTGCTGCTCCACCGCTACACGCGGCAGGACGGCTTCGCTGTCGGCACCACCGTGCTGAACAGGCCCGGCGGTGCGGACCTGGAGGAGGTCGGCTGCTACGTCAACACCCTGCCGCTGTTCGTTCCGGTGGCGCCGGACGACACTTTCCGTGACGTGCTGCGCGGTGCCCAGGAGGCGGCCGACCGGCTGCTGGACGACGGGGACACCCCGTACCCCAAGGTGGTCGAGGCGATCGGTGCCGAGCGGCCGCGCAACCACCACCCGGTCTTCCAGACGATGCTGACGATGCTCGACGGCAGGCCCGCCCTCGACCTCGGGCCGGGACTGCCCGCGCGGTACCTGCCCGTCCGCCGCGTCGCCGCCAAGTTCGACCTGATGCTGTACGTCAGCGCGGCCGACGACGGCTACGAGTTCGAGCTCGAATTCAGCACGGATCTCTTCACGCGGGAGAGCGCCGAGCGAATCCTGCGCAACTACGCGCAGTTGCTCACCTCGCTGGCTGTCGCCCCCATCGACGCCCCGGTGAGCGCCGCGTCGATGACGCGCGACGAGGAACGGCGCCTGATCCTCGACGACTGGAACGACACGCGGATCGCCTACCCGGGCGGAACCGTCGTGGATGTCATCGAGGAGCAGGTGCGGCGGAGCCCGAACGCCCTCGCGGTGGAGTTCGACGGTGTGCGGTACACGTACGATGAGCTGAACCGGCGGGCCAACCAGGTGGCGAACCGGCTGCAGCAACTGCTGGGATCGAGCGGGTCCGGGCCCTTCGTCGGGGTCTTCATGGACCGCTCCGCGGAGATGGTGGTCGCGCTGCTCGCCGTGGTCAAGGCGGGCTGCGCCTACGTGCCCATCGACCCCGAACACCCGGCCGCCCGGATCGAGTTCATGATCCAGGACGCCGAACTGCCGCTGATCGTCACCCAGGAGCGGTACAAGAGCGCGCTCGGTGCCGTCACCGCCCGGCTCCTCACCCTGCCGGACGCGGTCCCGGACGGCGAGGACGACGCCGATCCTGTCCGCGAACTGAGCCCCGACTCACCGGTGTACATGATCTACACCTCCGGATCCACCGGTCGGCCCAAGGGGGTGATCAATCGCCATGACGCGCTGGCCAACCGGCTGCACTGGATGCAGTCCGCCTTCCCGCTGGCAGGCGACGAGGGCGCCGGCGGGGACCGCGTCCTGCAGAAGACCCCGTACAGCTTCGACGTCTCGGTGTGGGAGTTCTTCTGGCCGCTGATGGCCGGTGCCGCCATCGTCGTCGCCAGGCCCGGCGGGCACCGGGACCCGGACTACCTCAAGGAACTGATCCGATCCCGCTCCGTCACGACGGTGCACTTCGTACCCTCCATGCTGAACGTCTTCCTGGAGGCCGAGGAGCCGGCCGCGTACTGCGGTTCGCTCAGGCGCGTCATCTGCAGCGGCGAGGCGCTGCCGCGCAAGACCGTCGAGGTCTTCCTCGACACGCTCCCGGACTGCGAACTGCACAACCTCTACGGCCCCACCGAGGCCGCGATCGACGTCTCGCACTGGCCGTGCAGGCTCGACTACCCCGGAGAGCTGGTCCCCATCGGCAGGCCCATCGCGAACGTCCGGCTGTACGTGCTGGATGAGGACCTGCGCCTGCAGCCGGTTGGTGTTCCCGGGGAGTTGTGCATCGGAGGCGTCGCGGTCGCCACCGGTTACCACGGGCGTAACGACCTCAGCGCGAAGATGTTCGTGCCGGACCCCTACGCAACGGAGCCGGAGGCACGCCTGTACCGGACCGGAGACCTGGCGCGCTTCCTGCCGGACGGCCAGATCCACTACCTGGGCCGCATTGACAACCAGGTCAAGCTGCGCGGCCTGCGGGTCGAGCCCGACGAGATCGCGGCGGTGCTGCGCGAACTGCCGGCCGTACAGGACGCTGCCGTCGTCGTGGACACCTCGGGTCCGGCACAGGCGCTGGCGGCGTACGTCGTCAGCACCGGCTTCGACCCGGACCAACTGCGCGCCCGCCTGCGCAAGCTGCTGCCGGAATTCCTCGTCCCGCAGTATCTGGTCGAGGTGCCGCAGCTGCCCACAACCGCCAACGGCAAGCTGGACCGGCGTGCCCTGCCCGCCCCGGCGCTCGCCGCGGCACCGGCGGCCCGCACCGGTCTCCCGCCCTCCTCGGCCGCCGAGCAGGACGTGGCCCGCGCCTGGCAGGACGTGCTCGGGCTCGCCGAGCCGGTCGGCCTCGACAGCAACTTCTTCGCCCTCGGCGGGGATTCGATCATGGCGTTGCGGGTCAGTTCCCGGCTGCGCGCCGCCGGATACACCGTGAACCTGCGGGAGGTGTTCGCGCACGCGACAGTCGCAGAACTGGCCGGGTCGCTCACCCGGACCGACCCCGCGTCGCCCACGCCCGTCGCCACCGCGGCGTTCGGCCTCCTGACGGAGGAGGACAGGAAGGCGCTCCCCGCCGGGACGGACGACGCCTGGCCGCTGACGAGACTCCAGTCGGGCATGATCTACCACTCGCTGCTCGACGAGGGTTCGCCCGTCTATCACGACATCTTTGACTACGAGTTCGCCGGCACGGTCGACCTGGACAAGCTGGTCCGCGCCATCCGGGAGACCGTGGCGCGGCACGCCCAGCTGCGGTCGTACTTCGACCTGGAGAACTACGACGAGCCGCTCCAGATCGTGCTCGACGCGAACGCGGCCGAGGCGACGCCGTCCGTGGAGGTCGTCGACGTCTCCGGGTTACCCGGTGACGCGCAGGACAGGGCGGTTGAGGAGTGGATCGAGTCGGAGAAGTGCCGCCCGCTGGACCTCGGCAGGCCACCCATCCGCTTCCACGCGCATGTGCGGTCCGCCGACCGCCTCAACCTGGCGCTGTCCTTTCACCACCTGATCCTGGACGGGTGGAGTGTCGCGCTCGTCGTCGAGGAGATCAGGCACCGCTATGCCGGACTCCTGGCCGGACGGGCGGCCGACGACGCGGCACCGGCTCCCGCTACGGCTCCCGCACCGGCGCCCAGCTACGGCACGTACGTGGCACTGGAACGCGACAGCGCACAGCGCCAGGAGGATCAGGACGCCTGGCGCAGACTGCTCGACGGCTACTCCGCCACGCTGTTGGCCGGTCAACCGGGCCCCGCGCCCGCAGAGATGACCGAGACTGCGGCGATCGAACGGCTCGTCCCGGCGGAGCTGGAGGCTCGGCTGCGTGTGCGCGCCGCCGACCTCGGGCTCCCGCTCAAGTCCTTCTACCTGGCCGCGCACTGCGCCGCGCTCGCCGACCTCAGTGGCTCCGCACGCGTCATCTCCGGGCTGGTCGGCAACGGCCGTCTCGAGATTCCCGGCGGCAGCGAGATGGTCGGCCTGTTCCTCAACACCCTGCCGTTGCCCGTCGAGGTGGGCGAGTCGGACGACGCGGCGCTGCCAGCCACGGTCTTCGAGCGCGAGCGGGCACTGATTGCGTTCCAGAGGTTCCCCCTCGCCGACATCGAGCGACAGCAGGGGGGAACGCTCTTCGACGTCGTCTTCAACTACACCGACTTCCACACCTACGCGGCCGGCGGCGACGGCGCCGCGACCGCCCAGGACCAGGTGTCGATCGAGAGCGCCCGGTACTTCGAGCTCACGAACTTCCCGATGATCGTCCATGTGCACTGGGACCATTTCGCCGGTGCGATGGAACTCGCCGTGTGCCACGACCCCGGGCGGATCAAGACCGCCACGGCGGAAGGGTTCCTGGGCGAGTTCCGCGCGGCTCTCGAACGGTACGCGGGACACCGGCAGGAGCCGGAAACGGCCGGACGCGCGACGGACGGGACGGAGCAGGCGATCGCCGCGATCATCGCACGGGCGGTCGGCCGCGAGACGGTCGAGGCGGACGAGAACTACCTCGACTTCGGCGTTGACTCGATCACCTCCATCCGGATTCTGGTCAAGCTGCGCAAGCTGTTCCCCGGCGCGGCGCTGCGCGAGGTCATGGAGGCCCGTACGGTGCGGGTGCTGGCCCGGCGCCTGGCGGAAGGTGCGCCCGCGGCCGAGGCCGCCCGGCCGGCCGGCAGCACCGGCACTCCCGCCAGGCGGCTCCCGCGCGGAGCCGTCGACGCGTACCCGCTCACCGCCACCCAGCACCGGATGATCGAGGCGACCCGCTCCGATCCCGCGCAGTCCGCCTACCACGATGTCTTCGCCTACACCGTCGCGCTGCCACTGGACGAGCCGCTGCTGCGCGCCTGCCTGCGGCGGATGACCGCGTCTTGCGAGACCCTGCGCACCGCCTTCGACCTGGACGCGTCGCCCGCCCCCCGGCAGCTCGTGCACGACTCGGTCGAGCCCGACCTCACCGTGGTCGACGCGGTGGGCGGCCCCGCGACAGCCGACGAGTGGTTCGAGGCGGAACGCGGCTCGGAGTTCGCCTGGGACCGGCCCGGCCTCATCAGGTTCGCGGCACACCGGACCGCGCAGGACCGCTTCGTCCTGTCCATGGGCTTCCACCACGCGATCATCGACGGCTGGAGCCTGTCGCTGCTGATCCGTGACCTCCTGGTCTCGTACGCCGCGGAACTCGGCGCCGCATCCCGCGCCGGACACCCCCCCGCCCAGGCCCGCCCGGCCGATACCTTCGCCGACTACGTCATGGCGGAGGCCGCCGCGCGCGCGTCGGTCGAGTCGCAGCAGTTCTGGCGTGACGTCCTGGGCGGTCACCCTGGCACGGCACTGCCCCGCTACCTGCCCGTCGGCGGCGCCCGCTGGGCCGAGACGACCGTGACCGTCTCGCCCGAGCAGGAGGACCGGCTGCGCGAGGTCGCCCGCGCCACCGGGCACCCGCTCAAGCACGTGCTCCTCGCGGCGCACCTGCGGGTCCTGAACCTCGTCACCGGCGAGCCCGACGTCATCACCGGGGTGTTCACGCACGGCCGCCCCGAGACCGACGACGCCGAGAAGCTGGCGGGGATGTTCCTCAACTTCCAGCCGCACCGGGTGCAGATCGGCGAGCAGATATGGCCGCAACTGGTCGAGGAGGTCTTCGCGTTCGAGATGCGCGCCCTCCCGCACCGGCGCTGCGCCGCCACGTCCGCGGACGGCGACGGTCACGACGGCTGGCCCCGCTATCCCGCGCTGTTCAACTACACCGACTTCCCGGCGTACGCCGATGTCGCCCACGACGGTGGGCACCTCACCGGCGTCCGGTGGTTCGAGCACACCGACGCACCGTTCCTGGCCAACGTGGGCCGTGACCCCGCCGGTGCCAGGCTGGAGATCACCCTCAACGCCGACGGCCGCCTGCTCCCGCAGGAGGCCCTGGAGGACCTGGCGCGCCTGTACGCGGCCGTCCTGGCACAGATCACTCGAACACCGGACGGCCGCGTCCAGGATCCCACCGACGAGATCCGTGCCTGCGTCGACGCCCTCGGCGCGCGGCAGCGCCCGTCCGTCTGAAAGAGAGCAGCGAACCCCCGTGACAACCTTCAGAAACCCCCAGCAGGTCGCGCCGCCCCTGGCCGCCTACTCGCACCAGGCGGAGATCACCGGCCCGGTCAGGTGGCTCGTCTTGTCCGGCCAGATCGGCATGACCCTCGCGGGGGAGATCCCCGAGGACCCGATCGAGCAGCTCGGCGTTGCGCTGGACAACATCACGGGCAACCTCGATGCGGCCGGGATGAACCGCGAGGACCTGGTCAAGCTGGTGTTCTACTACGTCGGCGACATCGACCTGCAGCAGCGCCGGCAGCGGCTGGGGGAGTGGCTGGGGGACCTGCAGCCCTGCATGACCGTCATGACGGTGGCCGCACTGGCCACACCAGACCTGCGCGTCGAGATCGAGGCGCTGGCATGCACCGAGGACAGCCCGGCGACACGAAGGAGTGAGCAGCAATGATCGACCAGACCACCCAGGACGGCGTGCGCACGTTCGAGCAGACCGACGGCTATATCACGCACTACCGGCTGTGGGGCGCGGAGACCGCCGCGGACCTCGTCGTCATGCTGCACGGCGGCATGAGCCACTCGGGCTGGCAGGCGCCGCTCGGCACTCGGCTTGCCGGCCTCGGCGACGACCTCGCTTTACTCGCCGTGGACCTGCGTGGGTCCGGGCTCAACGCGGTGCGCGGGCACATCCCCGACGGCGAGCTGGCCGTCGCGGATGTCGCCCGGCTGCTGGGCAGCATCAAGGAGGCCCGCCCCGGGACCCGGATCCACCTGGCCGGCTGGTGCTTCGGCGCACAGGTGGCGACAGTCGTCGCCGCCGGGCTCGCCGGCCGGCCGGTGCTCACGAGCCTGCTGATGGTCTGCCCCGGCTTCTTCTTCAACGAGCGCTACTCCGACGTGCTCGACCGCTCGATCGACGCCGCCCTGGACGTCGTGGAGGAACTCGACATCACCGTCGAGGCGACCCGCC
Coding sequences within it:
- a CDS encoding non-ribosomal peptide synthetase, giving the protein MLSYTQESLWLFHEMAGFDEPAYNESVAFEIRGELDPDALLGAVRATLARHEALRTTFVETPEGPRAQVHDTAPDSAVLADLRTVTAAEARLQAEQLLAEHHRRPFDLGAAPLLRTLLVGLPGGVWMFGLTAHHIVIDDWSIGLILDEISENYRAVLTTGQVPERPVRGAAFRAFVAQSRAATAAGRQADAIERWRRSLENCPDLLGMPLDRPRPEVQTFRGDSMTITVPRVDIEPLLKECARECRSTAFPVFLAAYAVLLHRYTRQDGFAVGTTVLNRPGGADLEEVGCYVNTLPLFVPVAPDDTFRDVLRGAQEAADRLLDDGDTPYPKVVEAIGAERPRNHHPVFQTMLTMLDGRPALDLGPGLPARYLPVRRVAAKFDLMLYVSAADDGYEFELEFSTDLFTRESAERILRNYAQLLTSLAVAPIDAPVSAASMTRDEERRLILDDWNDTRIAYPGGTVVDVIEEQVRRSPNALAVEFDGVRYTYDELNRRANQVANRLQQLLGSSGSGPFVGVFMDRSAEMVVALLAVVKAGCAYVPIDPEHPAARIEFMIQDAELPLIVTQERYKSALGAVTARLLTLPDAVPDGEDDADPVRELSPDSPVYMIYTSGSTGRPKGVINRHDALANRLHWMQSAFPLAGDEGAGGDRVLQKTPYSFDVSVWEFFWPLMAGAAIVVARPGGHRDPDYLKELIRSRSVTTVHFVPSMLNVFLEAEEPAAYCGSLRRVICSGEALPRKTVEVFLDTLPDCELHNLYGPTEAAIDVSHWPCRLDYPGELVPIGRPIANVRLYVLDEDLRLQPVGVPGELCIGGVAVATGYHGRNDLSAKMFVPDPYATEPEARLYRTGDLARFLPDGQIHYLGRIDNQVKLRGLRVEPDEIAAVLRELPAVQDAAVVVDTSGPAQALAAYVVSTGFDPDQLRARLRKLLPEFLVPQYLVEVPQLPTTANGKLDRRALPAPALAAAPAARTGLPPSSAAEQDVARAWQDVLGLAEPVGLDSNFFALGGDSIMALRVSSRLRAAGYTVNLREVFAHATVAELAGSLTRTDPASPTPVATAAFGLLTEEDRKALPAGTDDAWPLTRLQSGMIYHSLLDEGSPVYHDIFDYEFAGTVDLDKLVRAIRETVARHAQLRSYFDLENYDEPLQIVLDANAAEATPSVEVVDVSGLPGDAQDRAVEEWIESEKCRPLDLGRPPIRFHAHVRSADRLNLALSFHHLILDGWSVALVVEEIRHRYAGLLAGRAADDAAPAPATAPAPAPSYGTYVALERDSAQRQEDQDAWRRLLDGYSATLLAGQPGPAPAEMTETAAIERLVPAELEARLRVRAADLGLPLKSFYLAAHCAALADLSGSARVISGLVGNGRLEIPGGSEMVGLFLNTLPLPVEVGESDDAALPATVFERERALIAFQRFPLADIERQQGGTLFDVVFNYTDFHTYAAGGDGAATAQDQVSIESARYFELTNFPMIVHVHWDHFAGAMELAVCHDPGRIKTATAEGFLGEFRAALERYAGHRQEPETAGRATDGTEQAIAAIIARAVGRETVEADENYLDFGVDSITSIRILVKLRKLFPGAALREVMEARTVRVLARRLAEGAPAAEAARPAGSTGTPARRLPRGAVDAYPLTATQHRMIEATRSDPAQSAYHDVFAYTVALPLDEPLLRACLRRMTASCETLRTAFDLDASPAPRQLVHDSVEPDLTVVDAVGGPATADEWFEAERGSEFAWDRPGLIRFAAHRTAQDRFVLSMGFHHAIIDGWSLSLLIRDLLVSYAAELGAASRAGHPPAQARPADTFADYVMAEAAARASVESQQFWRDVLGGHPGTALPRYLPVGGARWAETTVTVSPEQEDRLREVARATGHPLKHVLLAAHLRVLNLVTGEPDVITGVFTHGRPETDDAEKLAGMFLNFQPHRVQIGEQIWPQLVEEVFAFEMRALPHRRCAATSADGDGHDGWPRYPALFNYTDFPAYADVAHDGGHLTGVRWFEHTDAPFLANVGRDPAGARLEITLNADGRLLPQEALEDLARLYAAVLAQITRTPDGRVQDPTDEIRACVDALGARQRPSV
- a CDS encoding alpha/beta fold hydrolase — its product is MIDQTTQDGVRTFEQTDGYITHYRLWGAETAADLVVMLHGGMSHSGWQAPLGTRLAGLGDDLALLAVDLRGSGLNAVRGHIPDGELAVADVARLLGSIKEARPGTRIHLAGWCFGAQVATVVAAGLAGRPVLTSLLMVCPGFFFNERYSDVLDRSIDAALDVVEELDITVEATRPFVRMPLRPSDFTDRPQWLAAIEDDRLKLSHVTVGTIDSWEEIAVRSEKDYAQIGPLPVLAVFGTRDKLVDNDRVRGFLSGHPDVRTHELDTGHAVHFEEPEALTRLLAGFVAELKR
- a CDS encoding RidA family protein gives rise to the protein MTTFRNPQQVAPPLAAYSHQAEITGPVRWLVLSGQIGMTLAGEIPEDPIEQLGVALDNITGNLDAAGMNREDLVKLVFYYVGDIDLQQRRQRLGEWLGDLQPCMTVMTVAALATPDLRVEIEALACTEDSPATRRSEQQ
- a CDS encoding ATP-grasp domain-containing protein produces the protein MARDRVLVIGDSTRLISKAKSADVSVAYMQKASQFDPSVISQCQQLVLVDYQHVPSAAVMAKALHEIEPIARIVTQTEAAQLVAGHLTDLLGIRGTSERTARLLHDKSAMRALLNEQGIGFVPCEVNPTHEVLRQFVVAHGAAIVKPTMGSGSLGVRRINSVEDVDEVWSWCQSFELGDFQVEKLLVGPELSVESFSESGRHTIIALTAKDTEGGTVELGHVVPAPVSGAEFAEIRELTVRLLDAVGLDDGPSHTEVILTAEGPRVIESHTRRGGDRINDLVKMVYGVDMEEATYRLAGQGVPLDGHLHPADGAAAIRFLTAVPGAVSSVTGVEAAQAVDGVVEVVVSVGVGSVVPELRWSDDRCGYVIVHAEDAESAVRLARRAAGHVAITTEPVAGDPASGTAAPDTLSSILRPYDEVFDPFQVATGTGACSAVAEPCR